The Vibrio toranzoniae sequence GTCTTACCTTGTTTTTGTTTCAAATTGTTTCTCATATCATCAAATTTTATTTTATGGTTATCAAATGGGTAATCAGCGTACTGGATCGCTAACATCCATGCGGTGAAGATGAACCATAAAAATGGTGCAACGGTTTGCCCCAGTGCTGGAATTAATAAAAGTAGGAATAAGCCGATCGCTTTTGGCAAAACGTAGACAAGCTTGCGCCATTCTCTGGCTAATATACGTGGCGTATCTTTGAGAACATCGAGTAAACCGTCGTCATTGACTTTATTGCCGCTAAGCAGTTCTTCGACCTTTTCCGAGAGCAAGCCATTGAACGGTGCGGCGATGAAGTTAGCGAGTGTGCTAAAAAAATACGAAAACGTTGCCAATACGGTTAGTACAAGTAGTGGCCATAAAATATATGACAACCATGATAAGAAGCTTGGTAATGCCCCAATCCATCCTTCA is a genomic window containing:
- the cysZ gene encoding sulfate transporter CysZ, with translation MTIESIPRSGFGYFIFGIKIALSPSIRKFVLLPLIANVLLVGGALFYIFSNLNTWIEGWIGALPSFLSWLSYILWPLLVLTVLATFSYFFSTLANFIAAPFNGLLSEKVEELLSGNKVNDDGLLDVLKDTPRILAREWRKLVYVLPKAIGLFLLLLIPALGQTVAPFLWFIFTAWMLAIQYADYPFDNHKIKFDDMRNNLKQKQGKTYSFGALVSVFTTIPILNLIVMPVAVCGATAMWVVEFKDQALRSRL